The following are encoded in a window of Perca fluviatilis chromosome 21, GENO_Pfluv_1.0, whole genome shotgun sequence genomic DNA:
- the eef2k gene encoding eukaryotic elongation factor 2 kinase isoform X2: protein MEDDMMFSMEEEGSAKRPTVQRSAPNQLASSLSDANASDDDDDDHFICPILDDSAKEICHYLKNCVYNRQLSNSLPKSNFMFRNETETMAEPRSYKVLSQSAREHWKHAIEKAKAMPDPWAEFHLEDIETEPCIRYRYNAITEEWVKDQIHIKIAAQPFGKGAMRECFRTKKLSNFSHCSNWKSASNYVTKRYMETVDRNVYFEDVKLQMEAKLWGEEYNRHRPPKQVDIMQMCVIEMMDRPGKPLFHLEHYIEGKYIKYNSNSGFVRDDNIRLTPQAFSHFTFERSGHQLIVVDIQGVGDLYTDPQIHTERGTDFGDGNLGVRGMALFFHSHLCNKICKSMGLTPFDLSPAEKSQLDCTDKLLKSAKTVLRGCEEHCGSPRVRTMSGSRAPLLLSRMSETSSADESMSDVDSVPCSPLIFPCSPNAAHGSMGKSPIGFSFTGMYEHERINNNNNTVEHKESDSSGDSGYPSEMRSDGDPNDHVDGRKMVAPPRVSANLNSYNADNEWLTEEKWSFYHSSRSHVHRPSCVATEVERLNGLLQKKIGQSILGKVHLAMVRYHEAGRFCEKDEQWDQDSAMMHLERAALCGELEAIVALGQCCLQLPHHILSDMELEDNAGNKMKGFKYLLQAAEAGDRSSMIIVARAFDTGFNLSADRKQDWKEAIHWYDSVLTMSDYDEGGEFDGTQDEPRYLLLARLAEMYQVGGYNLSADPQRAGDLFTEAAEAATEAMKGRLANQYYMKAEEAWALMEE, encoded by the exons ATGGAGGATGACATGATGttcagcatggaggaggagggcagCGCCAAGAGACCCACTGTTCAACGAAGTGCCCCCAACCAGCTGGCCTCCTCCCTTAGTGACGCCAACGCCAGTGATGACGATGATGACGACCACTTCATCTGCCCCATCCTGGACGACTCCGCCAAAGAAATCTGTCACTACCTGAAGAATTGTGTTTACAACCGGCAGCTGTCAAATTCTCTTCCAAAGAGCAACTTCATGTTCAGG AATGAAACAGAAACGATGGCAGAACCTCGGTCATACAAGGTTTTGTCTCAGAGTGCACGG GAACATTGGAAACATGCGATCGAAAAGGCCAAAGCCATGCCAGACCCCTGGGCAGAGTTTCATCTGGAGGACATCGAGACTGAACCTTGCATTCGTTACAG GTACAATGCCATCACAGAAGAGTGGGTTAAAGACCAGATCCATATCAAGATTGCTGCCCAG CCGTTTGGGAAAGGAGCCATGAGGGAGTGCTTCAGAAC GAAGAAGTTGTCGAATTTCTCACACTGCAGCAACTGGAAGTCAGCATCTAATTATGTGACCAAGCGTTACATGGAGACGGTGGACAGAAATGTTTACTTTGAGGACGTCAAGCTGCAAATGGAGGCCAAACTCTGGGGAGAGGAGTACAACCGCCACCGACCTCCCAAACAG GTGGACATCATGCAGATGTGTGTGATAGAGATGATGGACAGACCAGGTAAACCTCTCTTCCACCTGGAACATTACATCGAGGGCAAGTACATCAAATACAACTCCAACTCTGGCTTTGTGAGGGACGACAACATCCGACTCACTCCACAG GCCTTCAGTCACTTTACTTTTGAGCGATCGGGCCACCAGCTGATCGTGGTGGACATCCAAGGAGTCGGAGATCTCTACACTGACCCTCAGATCCACACAGAAAGGGGGACTGACTTCGGAGATGGAAATCTAG GTGTGCGAGGCATGGCTCTGTTCTTCCACTCCCACCTGTGTAACAAGATCTGCAAGAGTATGGGCCTGACACCTTTTGACCTTTCCCCTGCAGAGAAGTCTCAGCTGGACTGCACCGACAAACTGCTT AAGTCAGCCAAGACGGTGCTAAGGGGCTGCGAGGAGCACTGCGGTTCTCCTCGTGTCCGTACCATGTCAGGAAGCCGGGCACCTCTGCTGTTATCCCGCATGTCTGAGACGTCTTCTGCAGACGAGAGCATGAGCGACGTGGACTCAGTCCCTTGCTCCCCTCTCATATTCCCCTGCTCCCCGAATGCTGCACATGGATCTATGGGAAAGTCCCCTATTG GTTTTTCTTTTACTGGAATGTATGAACATGAAAGaatcaataacaacaacaacacagttgAACACAAG GAATCTGATAGCAGCGGGGACAGTGGCTACCCCAGCGAGATGAGGAGTGATGGGGATCCAAATGACCACGTAGACGGG AGGAAGATGGTAGCTCCTCCAAGAGTCTCTGCAAACCTAAATTCATACAATGCTGACAATGAATGG CTGACGGAGGAGAAGTGGAGCTTCTACCATTCGTCTCGCTCTCACGTCCATCGGCCCTCCTGTGTGGCCACTGAGGTGGAGCGACTCAACGGTCTGCTGCAGAAGAAGATCGGCCAGTCGATCCTTGGAAAG GTCCACCTTGCGATGGTGCGGTACCATGAAGCGGGTCGCTTCTGTGAGAAGGACGAGCAATGGGATCAGGACTCGGCCATGATGCACCTGGAGAGAGCTGCGCTGTGTGGAGAGCTGGAGGCCATTGTAGCCTTGGGACAGTGCTGTCTGCAGCTGCCTCATCACATACTTTCAGACATGGAGTTGGAG GATAATGCAGGAAACAAGATGAAAGGTTTTAAGTAtctgctgcaggctgctgagGCTGGTGACAGATCTTCTATGATCATAGTGGCCAGAGCCTTTGATACTGGGTTCAATCTGTCCGCTGACAG AAAGCAGGACTGGAAGGAAGCGATTCACTGGTATGACAGTGTGTTGACCATGTCAGACTATGACGAGGGGGGAGAGTTTGATGGGACGCAGGATGAGCCCCGCTACCTGCTGCTGGCCAGACTGGCGGAGATGTACCAAGTGGGAGGCTACAACCTCAGCGCAGACCCACAGAGAGCAG GTGATCTGTTTACAGAAGCAGCAGAAGCGGCCACGGAGGCCATGAAAGGTCGATTGGCTAACCAGTACTACATGAAAGCTGAGGAAGCCTGGGCACTAATGGAGGAGTGA
- the eef2k gene encoding eukaryotic elongation factor 2 kinase isoform X1 has translation MEDDMMFSMEEEGSAKRPTVQRSAPNQLASSLSDANASDDDDDDHFICPILDDSAKEICHYLKNCVYNRQLSNSLPKSNFMFRNETETMAEPRSYKVLSQSAREHWKHAIEKAKAMPDPWAEFHLEDIETEPCIRYRYNAITEEWVKDQIHIKIAAQPFGKGAMRECFRTKKLSNFSHCSNWKSASNYVTKRYMETVDRNVYFEDVKLQMEAKLWGEEYNRHRPPKQVDIMQMCVIEMMDRPGKPLFHLEHYIEGKYIKYNSNSGFVRDDNIRLTPQAFSHFTFERSGHQLIVVDIQGVGDLYTDPQIHTERGTDFGDGNLGVRGMALFFHSHLCNKICKSMGLTPFDLSPAEKSQLDCTDKLLKSAKTVLRGCEEHCGSPRVRTMSGSRAPLLLSRMSETSSADESMSDVDSVPCSPLIFPCSPNAAHGSMGKSPIGFSFTGMYEHERINNNNNTVEHKESDSSGDSGYPSEMRSDGDPNDHVDGARHRIQRHYSESDEDSVRRRKMVAPPRVSANLNSYNADNEWLTEEKWSFYHSSRSHVHRPSCVATEVERLNGLLQKKIGQSILGKVHLAMVRYHEAGRFCEKDEQWDQDSAMMHLERAALCGELEAIVALGQCCLQLPHHILSDMELEDNAGNKMKGFKYLLQAAEAGDRSSMIIVARAFDTGFNLSADRKQDWKEAIHWYDSVLTMSDYDEGGEFDGTQDEPRYLLLARLAEMYQVGGYNLSADPQRAGDLFTEAAEAATEAMKGRLANQYYMKAEEAWALMEE, from the exons ATGGAGGATGACATGATGttcagcatggaggaggagggcagCGCCAAGAGACCCACTGTTCAACGAAGTGCCCCCAACCAGCTGGCCTCCTCCCTTAGTGACGCCAACGCCAGTGATGACGATGATGACGACCACTTCATCTGCCCCATCCTGGACGACTCCGCCAAAGAAATCTGTCACTACCTGAAGAATTGTGTTTACAACCGGCAGCTGTCAAATTCTCTTCCAAAGAGCAACTTCATGTTCAGG AATGAAACAGAAACGATGGCAGAACCTCGGTCATACAAGGTTTTGTCTCAGAGTGCACGG GAACATTGGAAACATGCGATCGAAAAGGCCAAAGCCATGCCAGACCCCTGGGCAGAGTTTCATCTGGAGGACATCGAGACTGAACCTTGCATTCGTTACAG GTACAATGCCATCACAGAAGAGTGGGTTAAAGACCAGATCCATATCAAGATTGCTGCCCAG CCGTTTGGGAAAGGAGCCATGAGGGAGTGCTTCAGAAC GAAGAAGTTGTCGAATTTCTCACACTGCAGCAACTGGAAGTCAGCATCTAATTATGTGACCAAGCGTTACATGGAGACGGTGGACAGAAATGTTTACTTTGAGGACGTCAAGCTGCAAATGGAGGCCAAACTCTGGGGAGAGGAGTACAACCGCCACCGACCTCCCAAACAG GTGGACATCATGCAGATGTGTGTGATAGAGATGATGGACAGACCAGGTAAACCTCTCTTCCACCTGGAACATTACATCGAGGGCAAGTACATCAAATACAACTCCAACTCTGGCTTTGTGAGGGACGACAACATCCGACTCACTCCACAG GCCTTCAGTCACTTTACTTTTGAGCGATCGGGCCACCAGCTGATCGTGGTGGACATCCAAGGAGTCGGAGATCTCTACACTGACCCTCAGATCCACACAGAAAGGGGGACTGACTTCGGAGATGGAAATCTAG GTGTGCGAGGCATGGCTCTGTTCTTCCACTCCCACCTGTGTAACAAGATCTGCAAGAGTATGGGCCTGACACCTTTTGACCTTTCCCCTGCAGAGAAGTCTCAGCTGGACTGCACCGACAAACTGCTT AAGTCAGCCAAGACGGTGCTAAGGGGCTGCGAGGAGCACTGCGGTTCTCCTCGTGTCCGTACCATGTCAGGAAGCCGGGCACCTCTGCTGTTATCCCGCATGTCTGAGACGTCTTCTGCAGACGAGAGCATGAGCGACGTGGACTCAGTCCCTTGCTCCCCTCTCATATTCCCCTGCTCCCCGAATGCTGCACATGGATCTATGGGAAAGTCCCCTATTG GTTTTTCTTTTACTGGAATGTATGAACATGAAAGaatcaataacaacaacaacacagttgAACACAAG GAATCTGATAGCAGCGGGGACAGTGGCTACCCCAGCGAGATGAGGAGTGATGGGGATCCAAATGACCACGTAGACGGG GCCCGTCATCGCATCCAGAGACATTATTCTGAGTCGGATGAGGACAGTGTCAGACGG AGGAAGATGGTAGCTCCTCCAAGAGTCTCTGCAAACCTAAATTCATACAATGCTGACAATGAATGG CTGACGGAGGAGAAGTGGAGCTTCTACCATTCGTCTCGCTCTCACGTCCATCGGCCCTCCTGTGTGGCCACTGAGGTGGAGCGACTCAACGGTCTGCTGCAGAAGAAGATCGGCCAGTCGATCCTTGGAAAG GTCCACCTTGCGATGGTGCGGTACCATGAAGCGGGTCGCTTCTGTGAGAAGGACGAGCAATGGGATCAGGACTCGGCCATGATGCACCTGGAGAGAGCTGCGCTGTGTGGAGAGCTGGAGGCCATTGTAGCCTTGGGACAGTGCTGTCTGCAGCTGCCTCATCACATACTTTCAGACATGGAGTTGGAG GATAATGCAGGAAACAAGATGAAAGGTTTTAAGTAtctgctgcaggctgctgagGCTGGTGACAGATCTTCTATGATCATAGTGGCCAGAGCCTTTGATACTGGGTTCAATCTGTCCGCTGACAG AAAGCAGGACTGGAAGGAAGCGATTCACTGGTATGACAGTGTGTTGACCATGTCAGACTATGACGAGGGGGGAGAGTTTGATGGGACGCAGGATGAGCCCCGCTACCTGCTGCTGGCCAGACTGGCGGAGATGTACCAAGTGGGAGGCTACAACCTCAGCGCAGACCCACAGAGAGCAG GTGATCTGTTTACAGAAGCAGCAGAAGCGGCCACGGAGGCCATGAAAGGTCGATTGGCTAACCAGTACTACATGAAAGCTGAGGAAGCCTGGGCACTAATGGAGGAGTGA